One candidate division WOR-1 bacterium RIFOXYB2_FULL_36_35 genomic window, CAATTCAAATGTTGCGGATAGTATCTGTCCTCTTTTTTCTTCCTGATTTAATCCTTCCTTGGCATGAGCTTTAAAATCAATCCCGTAACTCCAGAGTCGATTGTTGTAGCCTTTTGCCATAAGTTGTGCTCTTATCTCTTTATTGCATTTTCTATCTTTAAGTATTCTTTCTGTATTTTGCCCAAAAGCCTCTTTTGCGATTGATTTGAAATCTTCCAGGCTCAAAGAATATAGCCATGTATTCATTTCTGCGTTTGCTTTGGCTTGAGGATCGGCTGCGGTTGGATCATAATTTAAAAAGAAGACGTTTAATAATTTTGTGAGTAAGACTCGCGCCAAGAGGGGCTCTCGAAAGCTTTCACCCCTGTCAATTGTAAAAACCAACGCGACAAGACGAAGGATTTTCTCGTAATTTTCAGATTTAGAGATAAAACCGATTTCGGTATCTGTTATTGGGCGCCCAAGTACATTTGTTAAAAATGATTCCCTGAAAGCATTCATTTGGGAAGATATTCTTTCCTGCAATCGTCTTGCTTTGGCTTTTTTTTCTGGCGGAGTTTCCATTATTCCTTGGATGATAGCGTTGATTTTTTCCGCAAGATGTCCAAATGTTTTTTCTATTTTATCTTTTTCTTTGTCTTGCGATGCATGTGGTTGTATAAATGGATTATTTTGAAGAAGACTTTCCTTGTCGGGGAAGAAAAGTTCATCCATTTGCAGCAGTTCCGTGTAGTCTGCCAGAACGTTCATTTTTAGCCGCAGATCAATTTGCTTTGAGGCTAAAAAATCTTTTATCGGCTGGTATCTTGCCTTGCTTATTGAAGGAGAAGCTAAGGCTCCTCTTAAAATAACCGAATAAGTCGGACTTTGCGCTGTTACAACTTCCAGTATTAAATGTCCTGTCTCTTTAGGTGGTAGGGGGAATGCCTTGGGCTTATTGCCAAGCAGGGACATCAAATGATTTAAATTTTCAAGGCTATCTTTCCATGATGGGAGCTTTTCTAAAAATTCATCTAATTCATTTTTTGATTTGATGTGAGGCAGAAGATTTTTAATTGTTACCCATGTAAGTCTTTCTCTTAATCGCGTATTTGCTGACAAAAAAGCTCCTTTTGTAAATAACATGTTTGTCAGCGAACCCTTTTTTTGGGGATCAAGTTCATCGAGGGTTGTTATAAGATGTGCAAGATTTGGCAGGGCATATTCAAAAAAATCTTCAGTAAGTTTTCCTCTTTTTGCCGCATTGGAAAGACCAACCAACTTATAACCTAAGCGTCCTTCACAATGTGGCGAAATATCTTCGCTTGTTTTTATAAAACGAACTAAAGCAGGGAGCGCTTTAACTGTTAAGGGAGCTGCCAGAAACAATTGTCTGCCTACACTGATAAATTTGCAAACCAGGGAGGACGGATTGTCTGCATTAAAATCGGCTCTACTTTGAATTAGATCAGTTATAGCTGGCAAAAGATATCTAAAAAAATCTTCGGAGTTTTTATTTTCAATAGCAATGACCTGGCCGACCGGTTCAGCCCCAAATTTTTTTACTAAAGTTGAACTTGCTTTAAGATCTGTCAACCCATCCCATTCGCTTAATGAAGAATCTTTTTCTCTTTTTAAATATGTTGCAATAGCAACACTTCCCCATCCCTTTTCAATAACAAGCCTTAATAATTCATCATCACGAGCATATTCATATCCTCCGACAATTGAAAGAATGTTTATCCCCTCATTTTGAAGCATCCAGAATGGGAATGCGCTCCATTGGGGGAAATTCCAGTGGACAACCATCAATACATCGTTATCCTGCAATCCTTCGTAATAACTTAGCATTTTTCTGGCATTAAGGTTCTTCTCTATAAAAATAAAATCCGCATTGTCTAAAACTCTTTTTTGTTTGGCTTCCACAAGCAACTTGTCAAATAAAATGTTTAGCTCCATGGCTTCGATACGGTTGAAAAATCTTGAAAGTCTGGAACACCCATAATAAAGAGAGCGTAGGGTTGTTATCCTGGAATCAACATCAACGATACTTGGAGCAATAACTGGCATCGCCCTTTTTGCTAAATAGAGAGAAAAAAGAGCTGTCCAGTTTGATGGTTTGTCTGTTTTCTTGTCATATGTTTTAATAAAAAAATATCTTAAAAAATCAAAAGATTTATCCTGCAAAACACTTTCGTATAATTGGCCAAGTTTAATAGGAGTTAAACATCCTTGTCCCGTTTGACTTGCATATTCCAACAAAAGCCCTTCTATAGAGTCTATTAACACAGCTCCCAACATCTCTTCTGCTTTACATTTCTCTTTATCTATTTCTGCTGTTCTGTTTCCTTCTTCGGTTATTGCTTTTTCCCAGCGGTAAAAATTATTTGTTGTTTCGCTGTTATTTAAAAATATAAGCCCCGCTTTTCCTGCCATTATATATGGACTGCGATAATCGGAATGATCCCCTAGTTTTGAAAAAGGATCCAATGTGAGGGTAGGAATCTCTTGAAAGAGATGTTTTTTATCAACAGGACTTAAAAAGATAATTTGTTCGATCTTAATATTTTGTCTTTCAAGCCACTTGTGAATTGCCTCCATTGATAACGTGTGTCTCCTAAATTGTATGAGTATAATGGATTTTTCCGTTTTTATTGCAACAGCTAAATTGTTTTCATTATGTTTAAATCCGATAAGCAGTGTTTCTTCCGCAGATGAAAGATCAATTTGAGCAAATTGATCTTCTTTCATCATAATGACTGCAGGGCTTCCTCCTGAGGGTTTCCATGCAGCTTCTCCTTCTATATTATATGGATTATTATAAAGGCTGCGGGTTGAATAGATAGTTATGCCTGGAATTGACGGATGAGTAGTTCTTGTCTCTTTGGGAATATTTCTGTCAACAGAGTAGCAATGACGGGCTGCCATTTTTGCCAACAATTCATTATACTGATGATTGGAATATTTAATGGGAATGCAATTGGCGCAATTAATATTTATAAGAGGAATATCAAGTCTTAAATTTTTAGGAGTTAAGTTATGTGGTTGCGATTTGCGGGGAGTAATTGTTTTTAGCCCAGGATTTGGTTGAACTTTCGAAGATATTGTTGACATGTTTTTTTCTTCTCGACAATAAATAAATTAAATTGCAGAAGAAACAATCTGCCTTCTATTTCTGTGCTATTATTAGATAAATGGAAAACCTCTGGCAAAACTTAACTTACGATGCGATTTTTAGCTCTCTGGAAGAGACCCTTCAGGTTAAACTCTCAAATATCTGTATCAAGAGAAATAGCTACATAAATCGCGTTTATGAGCTTGAAGAATTTGATTCTCAAAAAAGGTTTATCGTCAAATTTTACAGGCCGAAGAGATGGACGTCTCAGATGATACAGGAAGAACATCTCTTTTTGAAAAAATTGTCTGCTGACGAAGTTTCAGTAATCCCTCCCATTGAAATAAACAATAAAACTCTTTTTTCTTTTGGAGATATATCTTATGCGATATTTTCTAAAAAAGGGGGGCGGGCTATTGATGAATTTAATCAAGAAGGGTGGGAAACAGTCGGTAGAATGCTTGCAAAAATTCATAAGGTGGGGGAGAGGCATAAAGAATCAATTCGTATAAAATGGCGGCCTTCTGTCGCAACAAAACATCATTTAGAAGTTTTGCTTGGTACAGATTATTTGCTGCCTGATTTTAGAAATTCATTTAAAACCGCCGCGGATCTTTTTATTGATAGGTTTGACTCTTTGTTTGATGATCAAGAATTTATTTTAATACATGGCGATTGTCATAAGGGGAATTTAATACATCGGCCAAATGAAGGTATATTTGTAATCGATTTTGACGATATTTGCCTGGGGCCGCCTGTTCAAGACCTGTGGATGCTTTTGCCTGATACCATTTACAATTCAAAACGGGAACTTGAATGGTTTTTTAAAGGATATGAAACTTTTAGGTCATTTAATAAAAAATCTTTTGAGTTGGCAGAACCGCTTCGAGGGATGAGGATCATTCATTATGTTGCGTGGCTTGCCATTCAAAGCGGAGAACCAGATTTTAAAAAACATTTTCCAGAGGCGGGAACTTCCAAGTACTGGAATTCTATAATAAAAGATTTGCAGGAGATTGTTTGCCGTCACAGTCAGAACGCTAACTGAACCCCGATTAGGAAATCGGGGTTCATACCTGGGGAAATTTCCAACACTCTGCTAGAATTCTGTTCGTCTATGAATAATCGGGGTGAACTCACCAACTCACAAATCTTTCTATTGCTAAGTATTTATACTTTGTGTTATAATAAAAAAGTAATGCCACTTAATAAAGTCGTTAAGGATAAAGTAATAAAAAAATATGCAACATGTGAAGGTGACACTGGATCTCCAGAAGTGCAAATAGCCCTTATTACCGAACGTATAACCCAGTTGGTTGAACACATAAAAAGTAATAAAAAAGATCAAAGTAGTCGTAGGGGGCTTTTAATTTTAGTCGGACAGAGGAGAAGACTGCTTAATTATCTTGGGCGTGTTGACGCAAAAAGATATGCTACCCTCACTGCAAGCCTCGGATTAAAATAAATGACATTAAAAAAAGCTGAGTTAGATTTGGATTCTGGAAAAGTACTTACTATTGAAACCGGTCATATGGCGCTTGAAGCATCTGGTTCGGTTACCGTAAGACTTGGTGATACTATGATACTTGCAGTTGCTACGGCATCATCAAAACCTCGTGAGGGGATAGATTTTTTCCCGCTTATTGTTGATTTTGAAGAAAAACTTTATTCTGTGGGCAAAATTCCCGGTGGTTTTTTTAGGAGAGAGGGAAAACCTTCTGAAAAAGCAATCCTTAACGCGCGTAAGATTGATAGGCCTATACGCCCCCTTTTTCCTGAAGGATATATTAATGATGTTCAAATTGTTGTAACTCCCCTTTCTGTTGATCAGGAAAATCCGCCTGATATTCTTGGGATTATAGGCGCTTCAGCCGCTCTTTCGATTTCTGAAATTCCATTTGAAGGGCCGATAGGGGCTGCGCGCATTGGAAAAATAGGAAGAGATTTAATTGTCAATCCTACTATGTCACAGATGCGTGAATCTGATATGGACATTGTGGTTGCGGGGACAAAAGATAAGATTTTAATGATAGAAGCCGGCGCAAAAGAATTGCCGGAAGAAGAAATTTTGGCTGCGATTAAAAAAGGGCATGATTTTATAAAAAAGGTTGTTTCTCTTCAGGAAGAATTGATTGCGAAATTCGGAAAGAAAAAAATCGAGGTTTCGGCTGTTTCTATAGACAAAAAAATAGAAGATTTTATTAATAAAAATTATAAAGAGAAGATAGAAAAGGCTATTATAATAACCGATAAAAAAGAGCAGATGAATGAACTTTCCTTAATTCAGGAAAAGATAAAAGAAGAATTGGAAAAAAATGATGACATAAAAAGTGTTTTGGAAAAAAAGCCAAAAGATGTGTCAAAAATTATAGAAAACATAGAATATGATTTTATGCGAAATATGATTTTGGAGAAGAAAAAACGTTTAGATGGCCGCGGGTTAAAAGAGATTCGCAAAGTGACCTGTGAAATTGGCGTTGTGCCGAGAGCTCATGGTTCGGCTCTTTTTACGCGAGGCCAAACTCAAGTGTTGACGATAGCAACTTTGGGGGCAGCCGGAGATGCCCAGATGATTGAAGGGCTTGATCTTGAAGATACGGAAAAGCGTTATATGCATCATTATAATTTCCCAGCATTTTCTGTTGGGGAAGTAAGGCCTTTGCGAGGTCCTGGGCGTAGAGAGATTGGCCATGGTAGCCTTGCTGAGAAAGCGCTTTTGCCTGTTATTCCATCCAAAGAGAAATTTCCTTATGCTTTGAGACTTGTTTCTGAGGCATTAGGCTCAAATGGTTCTACTTCCATGGCTTCTACTTGCGGTTCAACTCTTGCTCTTATGGATGCGGGGGTTAAAATTTCTTCTCCAGTTGCCGGGATATCTATAGGGTTAATAACGGATAATGATAAATGGGTAACAATAACAGACATTCAAGGTCTTGAGGATCATTTGGGGGATATGGATTTTAAGGTTACAGGGACAAGAAAAGGGGTTACGGCGATTCAGGTTGATATAAAAATTAAAGGTTTAACATATGAAATTTTGGAAGTGGCTCTTAATCAGGCCAAAGAAGGAAGAATTTCTATATTAGATAAGATTGAAGAAGCCATTAAGGTTCCAAGAGAAGAACTTTCAGAATATGCTCCCAGAGTTATTTCATTTAAAATAAATCCTGAAAAAATAGGATTAGTAATAGGGCCTGGAGGAAAGAATATTAGGAGAATTATTGAAGAGACCGGGGTTCAGGTTGATATTGAAGATGATGGGACAGTTTTAATTACAACTTCAGATTCTGAGGGGGCGAAGGAAGCTAAGCGTAGAATTGATGAAATGACTTTTGAACCGAAAGAAGGGGATGTTTTCAAGTCTAAGGTTGTAAGAATTATGCAATTTGGGGCTTTTGTTGAATTACCTGGCGGAAAAGACGGGCTTGTTCATATAAGCCAACTTGATAAAAAACGAGTTGCTAAAGTTGAAGATGTGGTGAATGTTGGAGATGAAGTAGTTGTTAAGGTTATGGAAATTGATAGAGAAGGGCGTATTAATCTTACTATTAAAGGTGTTACCTCAGAAGATAACCAAAAGGTCCACTAAGTTTTCTTATTTCTCCTTGACATGTTTTTTATTTAGGTGTATTTTTTATTCAACTTGTGTAAATCCACATTGGATATAAGGAGATGGATATAATGAGATTAATGTTTGACTCACCGAAAAAAAGAATGTTTTGGATTGTATTTCTTGCTTTTGTTTTGTTCTTACCATTTATTGCTACCCATTGTGGAAAAAGTGCATCTTCTGGTGGAAGTTCCAGTGGCGGAGGGGTAACTCCTTCTTTAGAAAGGGCTATAACTGTTAAAGGACTGGCGACGTCTGCAAATATATTTGCAAGTTCAATAAAAAATGTAAGGATACAGGCATCTTCCGCCTTGGCAGATGCAAATGTCACGATTGGGGAAGGAGCTAAAGATAGTGAAGATATAGTTGAAATAGCTACAGGAAGAACAGATTCTTTAGGAAAATATAGTATAGAGATAGATGTTTCTGATCTTAGAAGCGATGTTACAGATAACAAAGTTAGCAATCTTATGGTTATAATTGAAAAAGATGGTGTTATAGTCGGTTCTACTCTTCCAACAACAGATTTAACCACAAAAACAGCCTTTGCTCCCACAGCAAATCCGTCAGGGTATAAAAAGCAGATGATTGCTAGAAAAGTTTTTAAAAAGGGGAGCGATCCTAAAGACTTTAACTTTGTTGACAATGTCGACAGAAAATTCTCTGATATCAGTGGAGAAAAATTTGAGGAAATGGCAGAAGCGATTAAAGCTGCCGAAGATATGAGGGCACAAATTGCGGAGTCTTTAGGGATAGATGTAAGTAAATTAGCGCTCTTGGATGAAAGGGCAAGGACTTACCATGATACTTATATTGAACCGATATTTAGACAAGCCTTTGAAAACGGGATACCTCCTGACAGAGAAACGCTTGATGCCGCATTTGCCCAAATGGATGAAGTTATGAAAGATTATGCGGTATCGCTTGGTATAACGGAACAACAATTTGTCGATTTAAGGGCTATGAATGATAAAAATATGCAGGGATATATGCAAGAACAGCTTGGAGCAAATGATACGGATTTTAAAGACATGAAGAGACGTGATGAAGGAAATAAAAT contains:
- a CDS encoding 30S ribosomal protein S15; this translates as MPLNKVVKDKVIKKYATCEGDTGSPEVQIALITERITQLVEHIKSNKKDQSSRRGLLILVGQRRRLLNYLGRVDAKRYATLTASLGLK
- a CDS encoding polyribonucleotide nucleotidyltransferase, whose protein sequence is MTLKKAELDLDSGKVLTIETGHMALEASGSVTVRLGDTMILAVATASSKPREGIDFFPLIVDFEEKLYSVGKIPGGFFRREGKPSEKAILNARKIDRPIRPLFPEGYINDVQIVVTPLSVDQENPPDILGIIGASAALSISEIPFEGPIGAARIGKIGRDLIVNPTMSQMRESDMDIVVAGTKDKILMIEAGAKELPEEEILAAIKKGHDFIKKVVSLQEELIAKFGKKKIEVSAVSIDKKIEDFINKNYKEKIEKAIIITDKKEQMNELSLIQEKIKEELEKNDDIKSVLEKKPKDVSKIIENIEYDFMRNMILEKKKRLDGRGLKEIRKVTCEIGVVPRAHGSALFTRGQTQVLTIATLGAAGDAQMIEGLDLEDTEKRYMHHYNFPAFSVGEVRPLRGPGRREIGHGSLAEKALLPVIPSKEKFPYALRLVSEALGSNGSTSMASTCGSTLALMDAGVKISSPVAGISIGLITDNDKWVTITDIQGLEDHLGDMDFKVTGTRKGVTAIQVDIKIKGLTYEILEVALNQAKEGRISILDKIEEAIKVPREELSEYAPRVISFKINPEKIGLVIGPGGKNIRRIIEETGVQVDIEDDGTVLITTSDSEGAKEAKRRIDEMTFEPKEGDVFKSKVVRIMQFGAFVELPGGKDGLVHISQLDKKRVAKVEDVVNVGDEVVVKVMEIDREGRINLTIKGVTSEDNQKVH